TTTGTTTACAAACCAAAACACGTATTAAAATCAATGGACTTTGGATAATTCATTCTGTGGTGTTCTCAGTACAAATGGTACACACCTGATTCGAAACATACAGAAAAAGTGTAAACTACAGCAATCTGGATTGCAAGTATTAATTCCATGGCACTCCGACAACTATAAAATTTCTTTAACCCAACATGTATACTTATTACAAAATTCTATAAGAATTTTTCATCATCTCTGGAAGTAGAGGTTGGATCACTTTTCAGAAACAGCAACTACACATTCGCCATGTTATGACTGATTAATAAAAAGGATGTTTATAAAAAATCTTCTTTACAGGattaaaaaagtattaaaagaaaCCGAATTTGTGATTACTAGCGTACCAATACtttgttttagaattttaaagttatttatggAACTGGCAAGTGTTCCTTATTAGAGTTTTCAACGAAACTGTCTATTGCTGGTAGTGTGATTTCAAATTAAGACTTCACATTGGATGAAAAGCCATGAAGATTTAAAACGGATTATTCTGAATCATTCATAAAGCAAATCTCTCTCATATACAATGTGAACTGTACAATGATCAAAATTGGCATTCTGAAAGCATTGTTAAGAAAGAGATTCAGACTGGTAGCACTAGCAGGGACACTGAATATAACCTACTGAACATTTCAGTAAATTTTATCCTGTTTTGGTAATACTGGCTCAGAAATTATCATGTATATTGTACTTgggttttatttcttatattccaATGGTTTAGCCTTTTGGCACGATTTAACAGCAAGATGGTTGCCCTGTGTAGCTGGTTTCcttaaaaactgttttaaattcTATGATCGTTTCCTGTGACATTTTTTGACcttctaaaattttcaaattattgcACCAAAATGGGGCACAGTTTTCcttagaaagagaaaggagacttTTTCAAGTACTTTCTATGCTTTCttattatttgttaaaaaaaaaaaaaatgcacaatagtGTCCTAATAAACCTGGAAATAGCTTCTGGCTTCCATCATGTCTCTGGGATGAGATATTTGATAAAAAAGCAACTCTGATTCATTTCGTACGGCAGAAGGATACAGCTTTCCTGTGTTTCTCTTGCCTTGAGCTCAGATTTTCAGaagcaaatatttaagaaatcacTTATAAGCAGCACCCATGTCATCTAAGCCACCATTCAACAGAATCCAGAAATTCACCCAAATGCTACCTGCACAAAAACTACAGGGTGAAGActtctctttttcccctttccaTTTTTAACCAGACCATTTTACTAGCCTATAAAGCCAATTGTTCACATTATGTTGTGCTGCCTCAGCCAAATGGTTCTctctaaacaaaagcaaaaaaatttgCAATATTCCTTTCTGTTTGTAAATGATTTCTTGgcaaacacttttatttttattgatacaCTATCAGACCCTAGCAATCTGAAATTGGATTAGAATAGGGCATTTTACTTAAAGGTATTTTATATTATGAACATACAAAAGTATACTACGAATTGGCTTTCAATTTGAATTAGAACAGTATCAAGACTTGCCCtccataaaaacacaaaatacaatttttaagacATTTATATGGAAATCAGGATGATCTTAACTTGAAACCAAATGGCTCGATCTTAAACACATGGTTATCATGAGGAAGGCGTGGGGAACAGGCTACGCCCACACAAGACGGGGTTCAGGGCAGTCCAAAGACCTCTGTGCACCACGGTCTCACAAAGAGTACATGTCAATGCTTCTAGAAACACGGAGAAGCCATCTCAACACTTATTATTAACACACAGTGACTCTGTGACAATGCCTGCCATCTAATATAGATGCACAGGGACTTTTAACTCACCCTAGATATactttaaattgtttaaaaataaatagttttgcaaaaaaatagtttaaatgtcTTGCATTAATTTGATAACAAGTTTACAACTCTGTAATAGTTCTTAATCCAAATAGCTTATAATGAACACTTAAATTATATTATTACAGTATACTCCATATTCCATCTTATTAGGTGAAAACATATCAGAAAATGAATGAGGAGTCTTTGCAACAAGGTACAATCAAACATTCCACCAAAATTAAGTACCTTTTCCCCTTTAAGTCAAAATACCATAACACAGGTATTAATACACTGGGCCTTTTCTTGGTAATCCTCAGttgactctaaaaaaaaaaaaaaaaaaaacaggaaaaaaaaaatagggatacTGATATGTCTGAATGACAAAGTTATTAAATTTGACCTAAGACCTTtactctgttttttttctttttttaatggggaTAAGAgataggaaaaggaagaaatgtctTAAATTACGTTTCATTGGAAGGGGaaacatttcctttaaaattatgtAGCTAGAAACATCTTCTGGATGGAACAATTTCAAAATACTAAAGAATCTGCAGTGAATAGGCACTGCATTTCAAAATAACTAAAAAGTATTGGCTATAACATACTACCCCCACCCCGCAAAGGGCTGAatcaaaagagatgaaaaaactAATGATGCTAATTTACTTAAGACTTAgctaaattaaaaacagaaaccctATTGATAATGGCAGTATATATGGTAGGTAAATGCACACACCTGCCTCAGTGTTAACATTTTTGTTACACAGTGCACCACAATTTCCACAATTTTTCAACTAAAGTCACTgggattttttggttttgttgcttgtttttttggtgggggaaggAAGTGTTAAATCTAGCACATTTTAATGGTGActacattaaagaaaaatataaacccaactttaaaacattttctttctattcagatcaatttaaaactttatatagaCTTTAACGTTGCAAGAGGATCTAGTCCATTTATGAAAAGCATTTCGACATCAAGTTCACCCAAGAAAATGTTGTCTAAGCTAAAGAAATCACAGATAAAACATTTTACCAGAGGAAAGTATAGACAACAAAAAATTGCTTATcacaggaaactaagatcatctaATAATTTAATAGTTCTAGTTCCATAGGTCTTTATACGTTATGCCAATTTGTACCAGAGTTTAATGACAGAAAAGGCAACAATTTTTAAATTGGTGGTGTACATTTCTTTACAACTTTTTAATGTAAGGCCATTTATTAAAAACAGACGAACCACAAGATGAAAACGAAGGCAACAGAAACATCCAGCTTCTAAGAACCAAAAGACAGCACAACCTCAAACATCATTTAGAAACGAATGTGGCAGAAAGATATGTCGCAGACCTGCATTCTATTACCCAAGGTGATGTCAGTTCACAATTCTAAATAAACCTTTGTagagcatgaaattaaaaatcattttcggTGTAGGTGTAAACTCTTGTGATGAATCACACGGCTATGCTGACTCAACACTATCTTTGAAGATGGGCCATTGAAAGAGAGACATAACAGGTTCATTCTGCAAGTTTCATTCAACTTTACTCAGGATTGGATACACATGAAATGTGCTTTTAATGCATAAAATCACAGTGGATAGCAGCAAAggactgggggtgggtgggtaagGAGAATCTGATCATTCACATTGTGATTATTCTGCGCGCTGATGGAAGAGACTTCACACCTCCTCAAACCTCCAGACTTCCCTTTGTAAAGAACGAAAATGAACCCAAGACACCTCGCGGACGGTTCCCCACCCCTAAACGGACTGGACACTCTTTTAcacataaaactgaaataaagagTATGGCAGCAAAAGATTCTGATGGCgatgaagagtctgtaaactgtatctcagtctctctctctctcactcccaaAGTGCACGATGCCGGGCTGCGGTCCTGTCAGTAGTGCTTCTCCTGTAGGTAATCCTTCATTTTGTTGGGCAGGGGCAGCTTCTGGATCAGGTCTATCCGGGTGTACTGGCGGATGACGAAGCGGCACAGGTACTGCAGCGAGCGCACCTGCATGAAGCGCGACACCGGGTTGGTGAGCCGCACGGGGTAGGTGGCGGAGCCCGGCAGGCGCGAGCGCGAGTAGCAGAAGGCGCCGTTCTCCGAGTCCCTGATGGAGTGCTCGATGAGGTCCACGATGGACGTGTGCCCCTCCACGTCCGGCTGCTCGTAGAAGCTGAACCGGCCGTTCGAGTGCTCGATCCGGGTGTGCAGGGTCTTGCCGTGCGAGCGGAAGCTCAGGCTGAGCAGGTAGCGGTCGTCCGAGCTGTCCCGCACCAGGAAGGAGCCGTCGGGCACGTTGGCCAGCTTGCCCTCCGCCTCCCAGCGCGTGATGGGCCCCCAGTACCAGCCCTGCCGGGCCAGCTTCTTGAGCTCCTCCGTCAGGCTGGTCACCGCCAGGGGCCCGCTGCTCTGCACCGAGTCGTACACCCTGGCGACCCCGGGCGCCGAGGTGGGGTCGAAATTCAAGTGGCAGCGCACGCTGTCGGCCGCGTGGGCGTCCGGGCCGGCCAGCCCGGAGAAGGTCCTTTGGCTCGGGTCGGTCTGCAGCGGAGGTAGCAGCGGGGAGAGGGGGGGCCCGTCGTCGGGGCCCGCCCGCGGGCTCGGCAGCACCCCCGCCGCGGGGCCCGCCAGCAGGCCGCCCGCCGGCGGGTCGCCGAAGAGCTCGGGCGCCTGGCGCCCGGCGTCCTCGTCGCGGCGGGCGGGGCAGGGGCCCCCGGCGGCCGGGGGCGGCGGGACGGCCGAGACCTCCATCGGGGAGGAGCCGTCCAAAGGCACGGTGTACGGGAGGTAGTCCTGAGGCAGCAGGCCCAGGACCACAGGCACGTGCTCGCCCAGGCGCAGGCGCAGGTCCCCGGCCGCGGGCGCCGGGCTCCCGGGCGCGGGGGGCGGCTCCGGGCACGGGCAGGCGGGCTCGGCCGCCGGGCGGAGCTCGCCGAAGTCCTTGCGCACGCCGTTGAGGGCCGGGCCGGCGCCGGGCGAGTGCACCAGCGCCTTGACCCGCACCTCCATCCGGATGCACGTCTCCTCCGAGGCGGTGGGCCGCAGCGGCCAGGGCGTGGGGCTGTAGTGGTGGCTGCGCAGCGACGTGGAGCGCATGGGCCGCGGCGCCCGCGCGTCCTTGAACACCAGCGGCGCCGACGAGGACGAGAACGTGTCCTCGTCCGCCGCGCCCCCCGCCGCCGCGCCGCCCTTGCCCTTGGCCTTCTGCTTGGCGCTCAGCCGCCTCTTGAGCGTGCCCATGAGGCTCTCGCTCTTGGCCCGGTTCTTGCCGCCGCCCTTTTCGTCCTCGCTGTGCAGCTCGCAGCCGGCCATCTCCTTCCCGTAGCAGCTCCCGAACAAGGACTCCTCTTTGCCGAAGTCACCGGCTAGTGCTGGCTGTTGCACGACCATGAATTCCGCGTCTTCTTTGCTCTTACTCAAGTTGAAAGATTTCCGGAAGGTCTTAAGGCTGATCTTCTTCATTCTGACGAGCTACCTGATCCGAGGGGCTCAATTTCTCTCGGGGAGATTATCCGCGAACATCTGGGCAGGCTGCAGGCGAGGCTGCATCCATGCGTTTTTCTAGCTTCATTTCCCCTCTGGAGTCActgtctaaaattaaaaaaaaaataaaataaaattaaaaggtcaCATTAAATAACGTCTCCACAACAAGTCTTGGTTTTAATTCTTCAGCTTCTGAACAAGGATGCCTGAGTATAAAAAGACTgcagcagattttttttcccatttcacacAGCACAGTAGATCGCTGCGTATTTGACCAACATTTGATAATGCTTCAGGAACAAACCCTAACTACCTTTTGTCCCTGCACCTCTCCTTCGGTTTAACCCTAATTATGGTCCATGTGCCTGTCTTTCCGAACACTGAGTTTTCACACTGACCCACACGGGTCCTGCCGCTCCTGCCACCAGCCTGTCCTGCAGACAGCCAACACTCAGCAAAGGAGGCACCACGTCCATAACAAGCCCAACCGATTCTTCAACAACCTACATgtagttttaaatgtttaaacagctgtaaaaatgaattaaaggaaGTCCATAATCTGTGACAGATTATCTGGGGAAAGCCTAGACATGTCCTCCATAGCCAGGAGACTACTGAGAACAGTCTGTCCACCTGCAAGATCCCAGAGCCCGCCCAGCCCAGATCTCCCAAGACAGGCACTTTCCCCGGCAGGGGACATCTGTTAACAAGAGGTACAGTTCTTCACAGTAGGAGAAACTGCGTTATTTGTCTTAACAGGCAGAAAACGGTGATGTGAAGACTAATAAAAACCTCTGAGTGTTAAGTGGTCATTTTCTGGCTCAC
This window of the Dama dama isolate Ldn47 chromosome 27, ASM3311817v1, whole genome shotgun sequence genome carries:
- the SOCS6 gene encoding suppressor of cytokine signaling 6 gives rise to the protein MKKISLKTFRKSFNLSKSKEDAEFMVVQQPALAGDFGKEESLFGSCYGKEMAGCELHSEDEKGGGKNRAKSESLMGTLKRRLSAKQKAKGKGGAAAGGAADEDTFSSSSAPLVFKDARAPRPMRSTSLRSHHYSPTPWPLRPTASEETCIRMEVRVKALVHSPGAGPALNGVRKDFGELRPAAEPACPCPEPPPAPGSPAPAAGDLRLRLGEHVPVVLGLLPQDYLPYTVPLDGSSPMEVSAVPPPPAAGGPCPARRDEDAGRQAPELFGDPPAGGLLAGPAAGVLPSPRAGPDDGPPLSPLLPPLQTDPSQRTFSGLAGPDAHAADSVRCHLNFDPTSAPGVARVYDSVQSSGPLAVTSLTEELKKLARQGWYWGPITRWEAEGKLANVPDGSFLVRDSSDDRYLLSLSFRSHGKTLHTRIEHSNGRFSFYEQPDVEGHTSIVDLIEHSIRDSENGAFCYSRSRLPGSATYPVRLTNPVSRFMQVRSLQYLCRFVIRQYTRIDLIQKLPLPNKMKDYLQEKHY